From Caretta caretta isolate rCarCar2 chromosome 14, rCarCar1.hap1, whole genome shotgun sequence, the proteins below share one genomic window:
- the LOC125621395 gene encoding antigen-presenting glycoprotein CD1d-like isoform X2 yields MWVTLGPSSRCPDARLSPASPSPARMLLPLLLLPWAWGARTASPPLPPASVTLRLLQINVFHNTSSTDMEGMALLGDLETHSMDCSTCQIRFLQPWAQRGLTPKEWQDLELLIHHYLFNFNRTVNRIAQQQGMAYPFVTQVSVSCEFHPNGTSRGFYEAAVNGEDFISFDADAGTWVARQGDKLALYTRDLLNHERSTAITLQFLLRATCINELKSFVRYGNESLERQERPVAMVFARAPPPAGTPASLLLVCRVTGFYPRPIRVAWLQDGEEVGPGGRLSSSGILPNADLTYQLRSSLAVEPGDGHSYACRVEHSSLGGQSLLIPWEQSWGWGPGLAVGITLGALAVAAVAGVLWRSRRRGYQDVRPGESRA; encoded by the exons ATGTGGGTGACTCTGGGCCCCTCATCTCGCTGCCCTGACGCCCGCCTGAGCCcggcttccccttcccctgccaggatgctgctccctctgctgctcctcccctGGGCATGGGGGGCCCGGACTG cctcccctcctctccccccagcatctGTCACCCTGCGGCTGCTCCAGATCAATGTCTTCCACAACACCAGCTCCACGGACATGGAGGGGATGGCCCTGCTGGGCGACCTGGAGACCCACTCCATGGACTGCAGCACCTGCCAGatccgcttcctgcagccctgggcccagcgCGGCCTGACCCCGAAGGAGTGGCAGGACCTGGAGCTGCTGATCCATCACTACCTGTTCAACTTCAACCGTACTGTGAACAGGATAGCTCAGCAGCAGGGAATGGCCT acCCCTTTGTTACCCAGGTCTCTGTCAGCTGCGAGTTCCACCCCAACGGCACCTCGAGGGGATTCTATGAGGCCGCGGTGAACGGCGAGGACTTCATCAGCTTCGACGCGGATGCAGGCACCTGGGTCGCTCGTCAGGGGGACAAGCTGGCGCTCTACACCCGGGACCTTCTTAACCACGAGAGGAGCACGGCCATCACGCTTCAGTTTCTCCTGCGAGCAACCTGTATCAATGAGCTCAAGAGCTTTGTCCGGTATGGGAACGAGTCTCTGGAGAGGCAAG AGCGGCCGGTCGCCATGGTGTTTGCCCGAGCGCCTCCCCCAGCCGGGACCCCCGCGTCGTTACTGCTGGTTTGCCGGGTCACCGGTTTCTACCCCCGGCCCATCCGCGTGGCCTGGCTGCAGgacggggaggaggtggggccgggcgGGCGGCTGAGCTCCAGCGGGATCCTGCCCAACGCGGACCTGACCTACCAGCTGCGCAGCTCCCTGGCCGTGGAGCCGGGCGACGGGCACAGCTACGCCTGCCGGGTGGAGCACAGCAGCCTGGGGGGCCAGAGCCTGCTGATCCCCTGGG agcagagctggggctggggccccgGCCTGGCCGTGGGCATCACCCTGGGGGCTCTGGCCGTAGCCGCCGTGGCCGGGGTGCTGTGGAGGAGCAGACGCAG GGGCTACCAGGACGTTAGACCAGGGGAGTCCAGGGCCTGA
- the LOC125621395 gene encoding antigen-presenting glycoprotein CD1d-like isoform X1, which produces MEGASHTRTDPGTGPGSDLAAGDPPPALPPLPDSLCPDWLGAGSCGDAAEQRQTKREVGKEACALASPPLPPASVTLRLLQINVFHNTSSTDMEGMALLGDLETHSMDCSTCQIRFLQPWAQRGLTPKEWQDLELLIHHYLFNFNRTVNRIAQQQGMAYPFVTQVSVSCEFHPNGTSRGFYEAAVNGEDFISFDADAGTWVARQGDKLALYTRDLLNHERSTAITLQFLLRATCINELKSFVRYGNESLERQERPVAMVFARAPPPAGTPASLLLVCRVTGFYPRPIRVAWLQDGEEVGPGGRLSSSGILPNADLTYQLRSSLAVEPGDGHSYACRVEHSSLGGQSLLIPWEQSWGWGPGLAVGITLGALAVAAVAGVLWRSRRRGYQDVRPGESRA; this is translated from the exons atggagggggcGTCACACACACGCACTGACCCGGGGACAGGGCCTGGTTCTGATCTTGCGGCCGGGGATCCCCCTCCCGCGCTGCCTCCGCTCCCCGACTCCCTCTGCCCTGATTGGCTCGGGGCTGGCAGCTGCGGGGACGCAGCTGAGcagagacagacaaagagagaagtGGGCAAAGAGGCGTGTGCCCTGG cctcccctcctctccccccagcatctGTCACCCTGCGGCTGCTCCAGATCAATGTCTTCCACAACACCAGCTCCACGGACATGGAGGGGATGGCCCTGCTGGGCGACCTGGAGACCCACTCCATGGACTGCAGCACCTGCCAGatccgcttcctgcagccctgggcccagcgCGGCCTGACCCCGAAGGAGTGGCAGGACCTGGAGCTGCTGATCCATCACTACCTGTTCAACTTCAACCGTACTGTGAACAGGATAGCTCAGCAGCAGGGAATGGCCT acCCCTTTGTTACCCAGGTCTCTGTCAGCTGCGAGTTCCACCCCAACGGCACCTCGAGGGGATTCTATGAGGCCGCGGTGAACGGCGAGGACTTCATCAGCTTCGACGCGGATGCAGGCACCTGGGTCGCTCGTCAGGGGGACAAGCTGGCGCTCTACACCCGGGACCTTCTTAACCACGAGAGGAGCACGGCCATCACGCTTCAGTTTCTCCTGCGAGCAACCTGTATCAATGAGCTCAAGAGCTTTGTCCGGTATGGGAACGAGTCTCTGGAGAGGCAAG AGCGGCCGGTCGCCATGGTGTTTGCCCGAGCGCCTCCCCCAGCCGGGACCCCCGCGTCGTTACTGCTGGTTTGCCGGGTCACCGGTTTCTACCCCCGGCCCATCCGCGTGGCCTGGCTGCAGgacggggaggaggtggggccgggcgGGCGGCTGAGCTCCAGCGGGATCCTGCCCAACGCGGACCTGACCTACCAGCTGCGCAGCTCCCTGGCCGTGGAGCCGGGCGACGGGCACAGCTACGCCTGCCGGGTGGAGCACAGCAGCCTGGGGGGCCAGAGCCTGCTGATCCCCTGGG agcagagctggggctggggccccgGCCTGGCCGTGGGCATCACCCTGGGGGCTCTGGCCGTAGCCGCCGTGGCCGGGGTGCTGTGGAGGAGCAGACGCAG GGGCTACCAGGACGTTAGACCAGGGGAGTCCAGGGCCTGA